One part of the Streptomyces ferrugineus genome encodes these proteins:
- a CDS encoding CGNR zinc finger domain-containing protein gives MSERSPAPGGLELVESLVNTVDLESGADSLDTPEGRARFGLAEEDLPGARELRESLRVALLAHAGHPPHRAVTPLGDLLTASPLVVAVDAADGSAVLAPAEEGPLLSRVAAAIAQALVEGTWTRLKACEAADCHWAYYDRSPAGRGRWCSMQVCGARAKMRRYRAK, from the coding sequence ATGAGTGAGAGATCGCCCGCGCCCGGAGGCCTGGAGCTGGTCGAGTCCCTGGTCAACACGGTGGACCTGGAGTCGGGGGCGGACTCGCTGGACACGCCGGAGGGCAGGGCGCGCTTCGGGCTGGCCGAGGAGGACCTGCCCGGGGCGCGGGAGCTGCGGGAGTCGCTGCGGGTGGCGCTCCTCGCCCATGCCGGGCATCCGCCGCACCGCGCGGTGACCCCGCTCGGCGATCTGCTGACGGCGAGCCCGCTGGTGGTCGCGGTCGACGCCGCCGACGGTTCGGCCGTGCTCGCCCCGGCCGAGGAGGGCCCGCTGCTCTCCCGCGTGGCCGCGGCCATCGCCCAGGCCCTGGTCGAGGGCACCTGGACCCGGCTGAAGGCCTGCGAGGCGGCCGACTGCCACTGGGCGTACTACGACCGCAGTCCGGCGGGGCGGGGTCGCTGGTGCTCGATGCAGGTGTGCGGGGCGCGCGCGAAGATGCGGCGCTACCGAGCGAAGTGA
- a CDS encoding VOC family protein: protein MAIAELGAVVLDCPDPRALADFYARALGGSVEGEGDWVDLKVPGGPALAFQAAPGFVPPQWPAPDHSQQFHLDLTVKDLDAAEEGVLALGAKPLDAGDRSRSFRVYADPAGHPFCLCAC from the coding sequence ATGGCCATCGCCGAACTGGGCGCCGTCGTCCTGGACTGTCCCGACCCCCGCGCCCTCGCCGACTTCTACGCCCGCGCGCTCGGCGGCAGCGTCGAGGGCGAGGGGGACTGGGTGGACCTGAAGGTGCCCGGCGGGCCGGCACTGGCCTTCCAGGCCGCCCCCGGGTTCGTACCGCCGCAGTGGCCCGCGCCCGATCACTCGCAGCAGTTCCATCTCGACCTGACCGTCAAGGACCTGGACGCGGCCGAGGAAGGGGTGCTGGCCCTGGGCGCGAAGCCGCTGGACGCCGGGGACCGCTCGCGCAGCTTCCGGGTTTACGCCGATCCCGCAGGGCACCCGTTCTGTCTGTGCGCCTGCTGA